A genomic segment from Solenopsis invicta isolate M01_SB chromosome 5, UNIL_Sinv_3.0, whole genome shotgun sequence encodes:
- the LOC105194289 gene encoding transportin-3 isoform X3: MCLKNSSDNLQIQVTILRCFTSWITVHAIPLKAVPSSEVVVYALQILSNHMAVSQLHETATDCICVILQALGEDSNTNRGSDNETNVQLQQLQLCLFTSVMNLEQPYHLSVAHEDMEKSINYCRIFTELAETFLETMVTGSEDGKQHYAIKILDLVLTCVGHHDYEVAQITFNLWYRLSEVLYQKNSDDLNTVFRPHIERLIGALCRHCQMEPDHLGLVEEGGGGEEFADFRGRVSDLIKDVVFVVGSSHCFRQMFSSLTGGPGPQGQPVHTPTWDSTEAALFIMQAVAKNILPEENDVVPKVVEAILNLPENTHIAVRYTSILLLGELCEWIDRHPQSLEPVLNFLLDCLNQKGLGSAASGALLSICTACPLHMTTHFSGLLQIARSLDNFAISNDAAIGLLKGVSIILARLPPEGITPAIRELCCFQASSLWTLLVDRVGEEQIERGTKTDPVIWLDRLAAIFKHTNPQIDDPNKPHPCQSVVTEMWPVLSNVCEIYQRDVRVMERCCRCIRFAVRCVGKHAAHLLEPIVKQIVPLYTVHKHSCFLYLGSILVDEYATDSECVWNLLNMLQAFICPTFALLEQEDGLKNHPDTVDDLFRLCARFLQRAPIPLLHSPAIGSVVDCAIMACSLDHRDANSSVMKFFYDLLHSGRTYKDRSDFTIRRQLVQNILQEKGQTLVIKLLHASVFDLSSYMQSDVADVIIELTRNDADLMSKWLEEAIKTMPSQNAGGAPTATPDQLLEFHSTVTRSETPKTVTNALRNFARLYR; this comes from the exons ATGTGCCTAAAAAACAGCAGTGATAATTTACAAATCCAAGTGACTATTTTGCGATGTTTTACCAGCTGGATAACCGTTCATGCAATACCACTTAAAGCCGTACCGTCGAGTGAGGTAGTCGTTTATGCCTTGCAA ATACTCAGCAATCATATGGCTGTTTCGCAACTTCACGAAACGGCTACTGACTGCATCTGTGTAATTTTGCAAGCGTTAGGGGAAGATAGCAATACCAATCGTGGTAGTGACAACGAAACAAACGTACAATTGCAACAATTGCAATTGTGCCTTTTTACAAGTGTAATGAATTTAGAACAACCATATCACTTATCTGTTGCGCACGAGGACATggaaaa atCTATAAATTACTGTCGAATATTCACGGAACTAGCAGAGACATTTCTAGAAACTATGGTGACAGGTAGCGAAGATGGAAAGCAGCATTAtgctataaaaattttggaCCTTGTTCTCACATGTGTTGGTCATCATGATTAtgag gttgcacaaataacttttaaccTGTGGTATCGGTTATCAGAAGTCCTTTATCAGAAAAATAGTGAcgatcttaataccgtatttcgACCTCATATCGAGAGACTGATCGGTGCCCTCTGTAGACATTGCCAAATGGAACCAGATCAC TTGGGTCTCGTGGAAGAAGGCGGTGGAGGTGAAGAGTTTGCAGACTTCCGAGGTCGCGTATCGGATTTGATAAAAGATGTAGTGTTTGTAGTTGGAAGTAGCCATTGTTTCCGACAAATGTTTTCATCGCTCACCGGAGGACCTGGCCCGCAGGGTCAACCTGTACACACACCTACCTGGGACTCGACCGAAGCTGCGCTTTTTATAATGCAGGCGgtggcaaaaaatattttacc aGAAGAAAATGACGTGGTTCCAAAAGTAGTGGAAGCTATTCTTAATTTACCAGAAAATACTCATATAGCCGTGCGCTATACAAGTATTCTTCTCCTAGGCGAACTATGTGAATGGATAGATAGGCATCCGCAATCATTAG AAccagttttaaattttctcttagaCTGTTTAAATCAAAAAGGTTTAGGAAGTGCTGCTTCGGGCGCATTATTAAGTATATGTACAGCTTGCCCGTTGCACATGACAACGCATTTCTCTGGACTTTTGCAAATAGCACGTTCTCTTGACAATTTTGCTATCAGTAATGACGCAGCTATTGGCCTACTAAAAG GAGTATCGATAATTTTGGCGAGGTTACCACCCGAGGGAATTACTCCGGCAATAAGAGAACTGTGCTGCTTTCAAGCTAGTTCTCTATGGACGCTTTTGGTGGATAGAGTCGGAGAAGAGCAAATCGAGAGAGGAACAAAGACTGATCCTGTGATATGGCTGGATAGATTAGCCGCTATATTTAAACATACTAATCCTCAAATCGATGACCCTAATAAACCTCATCCTTGTCAAAGTGTGGTTACTGAA ATGTGGCCTGTATTGTCAAATGTATGTGAAATATATCAACGAGATGTGAGAGTAATGGAGAGATGTTGCCGTTGTATACGTTTCGCAGTGCGCTGTGTGGGCAAACATGCTGCCCATTTGCTCGAGCCAATTGTAAAACAG ATTGTACCATTGTACACGGTACATAAACATAGTTGTTTCTTGTATCTTGGCTCTATATTGGTGGACGAGTACGCAACCGATTCGGAATGTGTATGGAATCTGTTAAATATGTTACAAGCTTTCATCTGCCCTACTTTTGCCCTTCTGGAACAAGAAGACGGTTTGAAAAATCACCCCGATACTGTAGATGATCTGTTTAGGCTGTGTGCTAG GTTTCTTCAAAGGGCTCCTATTCCTTTATTACATTCTCCTGCTATTGGGAGCGTTGTAGATTGTGCTATAATGGCTTGCAGTTTGGATCACAGAGACGCTAATAGTTCAGTAATGAAATTCTTCTATGATCTTTTACATAGCGGCCGCACTTATAAG gaTCGATCAGACTTCACGATACGACGACAATTAGTACAAAATATATTGCAAGAAAAAGGCCAAACATTAGTTATAAAATTGCTACATGCATCAGTGTTTGATTTGTCTTCTTACATGCAATCCGATGTAGCAGATGTCATTATAGAACTTACCCGAAATGATGCAGAc CTCATGTCAAAATGGCTGGAAGAAGCAATTAAAACAATGCCGTCGCAAAACGCAGGTGGAGCTCCTACAGCAACACCCGATCAATTACTTGAATTTCATAGTACAGTCACGAG gtcAGAAACACCGAAAACGGTTACAAATGCTCTACGAAATTTTGCGCGCCTGTATCGCTAA
- the LOC105194288 gene encoding WASH complex subunit 3, with translation MSDYKIPIIEPTIDYAKVPPINQKRTVSFINHFITHTVTFLNKFALSCEERLFDFENKLQKLEASLEILESRLSSIPGLEQEHQKESNNVNETNMNKLEEVEVSGMDEADDSQIKPKDEEKEVQSAAKDPRYEKYFKMLHFGVPKQAVKLKMEQEGLDASILDNPQQIVSIPQLSETNENQAE, from the exons ATGAGTGACTATAAAATACCGATAATCGAACCGACTATAGACTACGCAAAG GTTCCGCCGATTAATCAAAAGCGAACGGTCTCCTTCATAAATCACTTTATCACTCACACCGTcacgtttttaaataaatttgcccTGTCCTGCGAGGAGAGACTGTTTGATTTCGAAAATAAGTTGCAAAAATTAGAAGcatcattagaaatattagaatCAAGG TTATCTTCTATACCTGGTTTAGAACAAGAACATCAGAAAGAATCAAATAATGTTAATGAAACTAATATGAATAAATTGGAAGAGGTAGAAGTAAGTGGGATGGATGAGGCAGATGACAGTCAGATAAAGCCTAAAGATGAGGAGAAAGAAGTACAATCTGCAGCTAAAGATCCACgctatgagaaatattttaaaatgttacactttGGTGTACCAAAACAagcagttaaattaaaaatggagcAGGAAGGATTGGATGCATCCATATTAGA CAATCCACAACAAATAGTTTCTATACCACAATTATCAGAAACCAATGAGAATCAAGCTGAATAA
- the LOC105194287 gene encoding 60S ribosomal protein L44, whose product MWKGKKYAQGFSEFVAMQRERTHAQARCTVSTGATGALDFRSQTFLFLDAFKMVNVPKQRRTFCKKCKVHKNHKVTQYKKSKERHASQGRRRYDRKQQGFGGQTKPIFRKKAKTTKKIVLRMECTECKYRKQIPLKRCKHFELGGDKKRKGQMIQF is encoded by the exons atGTGGAAGGGCAAAAAATATGCTCAAGGTTTCTCTGAATTTGTTGCAATGCAACGGGAAAGAACGCATGCGCAGGCGCGCTGCACAGTTTCTACAGGAGCCACAGGCGCCCTCGATTTCCGGTCTCAGACGTTTCTTTTTCTTGACGCGTTCAAGATG GTTAACGTGCCGAAGCAGAGGCGtactttttgcaaaaaatgcaaAGTACACAAGAATCACAAAGTGACGCAGTATAAGAAAAGTAAGGAGAGACATGCCTCGCAGGGCAGAAGGCGTTATGACCGCAAGCAGCAAGGATTTGGTGGTCAGACCAAGCCCATCTTCAGAAAGAAG GCAAAAACAACAAAGAAAATTGTACTGAGGATGGAATGCACGGAATGCAAGTATAGGAAACAAATTCCATTGAAAAGATGCAAACATTTTGAACTAGGAGGTGACAAGAAGAGAAAG gGTCAAATGATTCAGTTCTAA
- the LOC105205805 gene encoding glutamic acid-rich protein, with translation MSTKENNEVAVEKVTENDKASADAKCDIKGIKRPAEEKNEETKKQKKEENGDGEVEEEEIEEEIEEEEEVDGDGEEDDDDDDIPEGEEDLEEGEDEEDDDAEGEVEGEVEDDEDDA, from the exons ATGAGCACCAAGGAAAATAACGAGGTCGCCGTCGAGAAGGTGACGGAGAACGACAAGGCATCTGCGGACGCGAAATGCGACATCAAGGGAATCAAGAGGCCAGCCGAG gagaaaaatgaagaaacaaagaaacagaaaaaagagGAGAACGGAGACGGAGAGGTAGAAGAAGAAGAGATTGAGGAAGAGAtcgaagaggaggaagaagtaGATGGTGATGGAGAGGAggacgatgatgacgacgacatACCAGAGGGTGAAGAAGATTTAGAAGAAGGAGAGG ATGAGGAAGATGACGACGCGGAAGGTGAGGTAGAAGGTGAGGTGGAAGACGATGAGGACGACGCATAA
- the LOC105194289 gene encoding transportin-3 isoform X2: MDSPPNLETVYQAVFSLYNNTNPAEPGKASLWLGELQKSVFAWKIADEMLHEKRNIESCYFAAQTMRTKIQLSFHELPQEAHTSLRDSLMEHISQINEHTNSAIVTQLCLALADLALQMSSWQKPVVDLINRFGGNTANLWPLLEIMTVLPEEVNSRLGANHRQHILHELSANADTVTEFLKMCLKNSSDNLQIQVTILRCFTSWITVHAIPLKAVPSSEVVVYALQILSNHMAVSQLHETATDCICVILQALGEDSNTNRGSDNETNVQLQQLQLCLFTSVMNLEQPYHLSVAHEDMEKSINYCRIFTELAETFLETMVTGSEDGKQHYAIKILDLVLTCVGHHDYEVAQITFNLWYRLSEVLYQKNSDDLNTVFRPHIERLIGALCRHCQMEPDHLGLVEEGGGGEEFADFRGRVSDLIKDVVFVVGSSHCFRQMFSSLTGGPGPQGQPVHTPTWDSTEAALFIMQAVAKNILPEENDVVPKVVEAILNLPENTHIAVRYTSILLLGELCEWIDRHPQSLEPVLNFLLDCLNQKGLGSAASGALLSICTACPLHMTTHFSGLLQIARSLDNFAISNDAAIGLLKGVSIILARLPPEGITPAIRELCCFQASSLWTLLVDRVGEEQIERGTKTDPVIWLDRLAAIFKHTNPQIDDPNKPHPCQSVVTEMWPVLSNVCEIYQRDVRVMERCCRCIRFAVRCVGKHAAHLLEPIVKQIVPLYTVHKHSCFLYLGSILVDEYATDSECVWNLLNMLQAFICPTFALLEQEDGLKNHPDTVDDLFRLCARFLQRAPIPLLHSPAIGSVVDCAIMACSLDHRDANSSVMKFFYDLLHSGRTYKDRSDFTIRRQLVQNILQEKGQTLVIKLLHASVFDLSSYMQSDVADVIIELTRNDADLMSKWLEEAIKTMPSQNAGGAPTATPDQLLEFHSTVTRSETPKTVTNALRNFARLYR; the protein is encoded by the exons ATGGATTCGCCGCCGAACCTGGAGACCGTTTATCAAGCCGTGTTTTCTTTATATAACAATACAAATCCGGCCGAACCAGGAAAAGCGTCATTATGGCTGGGAGAATTGCAAAAATCG GTATTTGCATGGAAAATAGCTGATGAAATGTTACATGAAAAACGAAATATAGAATCCTGTTATTTTGCTGCACAAACAATGCGTACCAAAATTCAGCTCTCCTTCCACGAGTTACCCCAAGAAGCTCATACTTCATTGCGAGATTCCCTAATGGAACATATATCGCAAATCAATGAACATACTAATTCTGCCATTGTTACTCAG TTATGCCTAGCTCTAGCAGATCTGGCCTTACAAATGTCCTCCTGGCAGAAACCAGTGgtagatttaattaatagatttgGAGGAAACACTGCAAACCTTTGGCCATTACTTGAAATAATGACGGTACTTCCGGAAGAAGTAAATTCAAG gtTGGGAGCTAATCATCGACAACATATATTACATGAACTCAGTGCGAATGCAGATACTGTGACAGAGTTTCTG AAAATGTGCCTAAAAAACAGCAGTGATAATTTACAAATCCAAGTGACTATTTTGCGATGTTTTACCAGCTGGATAACCGTTCATGCAATACCACTTAAAGCCGTACCGTCGAGTGAGGTAGTCGTTTATGCCTTGCAA ATACTCAGCAATCATATGGCTGTTTCGCAACTTCACGAAACGGCTACTGACTGCATCTGTGTAATTTTGCAAGCGTTAGGGGAAGATAGCAATACCAATCGTGGTAGTGACAACGAAACAAACGTACAATTGCAACAATTGCAATTGTGCCTTTTTACAAGTGTAATGAATTTAGAACAACCATATCACTTATCTGTTGCGCACGAGGACATggaaaa atCTATAAATTACTGTCGAATATTCACGGAACTAGCAGAGACATTTCTAGAAACTATGGTGACAGGTAGCGAAGATGGAAAGCAGCATTAtgctataaaaattttggaCCTTGTTCTCACATGTGTTGGTCATCATGATTAtgag gttgcacaaataacttttaaccTGTGGTATCGGTTATCAGAAGTCCTTTATCAGAAAAATAGTGAcgatcttaataccgtatttcgACCTCATATCGAGAGACTGATCGGTGCCCTCTGTAGACATTGCCAAATGGAACCAGATCAC TTGGGTCTCGTGGAAGAAGGCGGTGGAGGTGAAGAGTTTGCAGACTTCCGAGGTCGCGTATCGGATTTGATAAAAGATGTAGTGTTTGTAGTTGGAAGTAGCCATTGTTTCCGACAAATGTTTTCATCGCTCACCGGAGGACCTGGCCCGCAGGGTCAACCTGTACACACACCTACCTGGGACTCGACCGAAGCTGCGCTTTTTATAATGCAGGCGgtggcaaaaaatattttacc aGAAGAAAATGACGTGGTTCCAAAAGTAGTGGAAGCTATTCTTAATTTACCAGAAAATACTCATATAGCCGTGCGCTATACAAGTATTCTTCTCCTAGGCGAACTATGTGAATGGATAGATAGGCATCCGCAATCATTAG AAccagttttaaattttctcttagaCTGTTTAAATCAAAAAGGTTTAGGAAGTGCTGCTTCGGGCGCATTATTAAGTATATGTACAGCTTGCCCGTTGCACATGACAACGCATTTCTCTGGACTTTTGCAAATAGCACGTTCTCTTGACAATTTTGCTATCAGTAATGACGCAGCTATTGGCCTACTAAAAG GAGTATCGATAATTTTGGCGAGGTTACCACCCGAGGGAATTACTCCGGCAATAAGAGAACTGTGCTGCTTTCAAGCTAGTTCTCTATGGACGCTTTTGGTGGATAGAGTCGGAGAAGAGCAAATCGAGAGAGGAACAAAGACTGATCCTGTGATATGGCTGGATAGATTAGCCGCTATATTTAAACATACTAATCCTCAAATCGATGACCCTAATAAACCTCATCCTTGTCAAAGTGTGGTTACTGAA ATGTGGCCTGTATTGTCAAATGTATGTGAAATATATCAACGAGATGTGAGAGTAATGGAGAGATGTTGCCGTTGTATACGTTTCGCAGTGCGCTGTGTGGGCAAACATGCTGCCCATTTGCTCGAGCCAATTGTAAAACAG ATTGTACCATTGTACACGGTACATAAACATAGTTGTTTCTTGTATCTTGGCTCTATATTGGTGGACGAGTACGCAACCGATTCGGAATGTGTATGGAATCTGTTAAATATGTTACAAGCTTTCATCTGCCCTACTTTTGCCCTTCTGGAACAAGAAGACGGTTTGAAAAATCACCCCGATACTGTAGATGATCTGTTTAGGCTGTGTGCTAG GTTTCTTCAAAGGGCTCCTATTCCTTTATTACATTCTCCTGCTATTGGGAGCGTTGTAGATTGTGCTATAATGGCTTGCAGTTTGGATCACAGAGACGCTAATAGTTCAGTAATGAAATTCTTCTATGATCTTTTACATAGCGGCCGCACTTATAAG gaTCGATCAGACTTCACGATACGACGACAATTAGTACAAAATATATTGCAAGAAAAAGGCCAAACATTAGTTATAAAATTGCTACATGCATCAGTGTTTGATTTGTCTTCTTACATGCAATCCGATGTAGCAGATGTCATTATAGAACTTACCCGAAATGATGCAGAc CTCATGTCAAAATGGCTGGAAGAAGCAATTAAAACAATGCCGTCGCAAAACGCAGGTGGAGCTCCTACAGCAACACCCGATCAATTACTTGAATTTCATAGTACAGTCACGAG gtcAGAAACACCGAAAACGGTTACAAATGCTCTACGAAATTTTGCGCGCCTGTATCGCTAA
- the LOC105194289 gene encoding transportin-3 isoform X1, with the protein MDSPPNLETVYQAVFSLYNNTNPAEPGKASLWLGELQKSVFAWKIADEMLHEKRNIESCYFAAQTMRTKIQLSFHELPQEAHTSLRDSLMEHISQINEHTNSAIVTQLCLALADLALQMSSWQKPVVDLINRFGGNTANLWPLLEIMTVLPEEVNSRSLRLGANHRQHILHELSANADTVTEFLKMCLKNSSDNLQIQVTILRCFTSWITVHAIPLKAVPSSEVVVYALQILSNHMAVSQLHETATDCICVILQALGEDSNTNRGSDNETNVQLQQLQLCLFTSVMNLEQPYHLSVAHEDMEKSINYCRIFTELAETFLETMVTGSEDGKQHYAIKILDLVLTCVGHHDYEVAQITFNLWYRLSEVLYQKNSDDLNTVFRPHIERLIGALCRHCQMEPDHLGLVEEGGGGEEFADFRGRVSDLIKDVVFVVGSSHCFRQMFSSLTGGPGPQGQPVHTPTWDSTEAALFIMQAVAKNILPEENDVVPKVVEAILNLPENTHIAVRYTSILLLGELCEWIDRHPQSLEPVLNFLLDCLNQKGLGSAASGALLSICTACPLHMTTHFSGLLQIARSLDNFAISNDAAIGLLKGVSIILARLPPEGITPAIRELCCFQASSLWTLLVDRVGEEQIERGTKTDPVIWLDRLAAIFKHTNPQIDDPNKPHPCQSVVTEMWPVLSNVCEIYQRDVRVMERCCRCIRFAVRCVGKHAAHLLEPIVKQIVPLYTVHKHSCFLYLGSILVDEYATDSECVWNLLNMLQAFICPTFALLEQEDGLKNHPDTVDDLFRLCARFLQRAPIPLLHSPAIGSVVDCAIMACSLDHRDANSSVMKFFYDLLHSGRTYKDRSDFTIRRQLVQNILQEKGQTLVIKLLHASVFDLSSYMQSDVADVIIELTRNDADLMSKWLEEAIKTMPSQNAGGAPTATPDQLLEFHSTVTRSETPKTVTNALRNFARLYR; encoded by the exons ATGGATTCGCCGCCGAACCTGGAGACCGTTTATCAAGCCGTGTTTTCTTTATATAACAATACAAATCCGGCCGAACCAGGAAAAGCGTCATTATGGCTGGGAGAATTGCAAAAATCG GTATTTGCATGGAAAATAGCTGATGAAATGTTACATGAAAAACGAAATATAGAATCCTGTTATTTTGCTGCACAAACAATGCGTACCAAAATTCAGCTCTCCTTCCACGAGTTACCCCAAGAAGCTCATACTTCATTGCGAGATTCCCTAATGGAACATATATCGCAAATCAATGAACATACTAATTCTGCCATTGTTACTCAG TTATGCCTAGCTCTAGCAGATCTGGCCTTACAAATGTCCTCCTGGCAGAAACCAGTGgtagatttaattaatagatttgGAGGAAACACTGCAAACCTTTGGCCATTACTTGAAATAATGACGGTACTTCCGGAAGAAGTAAATTCAAGGTCACTTAG gtTGGGAGCTAATCATCGACAACATATATTACATGAACTCAGTGCGAATGCAGATACTGTGACAGAGTTTCTG AAAATGTGCCTAAAAAACAGCAGTGATAATTTACAAATCCAAGTGACTATTTTGCGATGTTTTACCAGCTGGATAACCGTTCATGCAATACCACTTAAAGCCGTACCGTCGAGTGAGGTAGTCGTTTATGCCTTGCAA ATACTCAGCAATCATATGGCTGTTTCGCAACTTCACGAAACGGCTACTGACTGCATCTGTGTAATTTTGCAAGCGTTAGGGGAAGATAGCAATACCAATCGTGGTAGTGACAACGAAACAAACGTACAATTGCAACAATTGCAATTGTGCCTTTTTACAAGTGTAATGAATTTAGAACAACCATATCACTTATCTGTTGCGCACGAGGACATggaaaa atCTATAAATTACTGTCGAATATTCACGGAACTAGCAGAGACATTTCTAGAAACTATGGTGACAGGTAGCGAAGATGGAAAGCAGCATTAtgctataaaaattttggaCCTTGTTCTCACATGTGTTGGTCATCATGATTAtgag gttgcacaaataacttttaaccTGTGGTATCGGTTATCAGAAGTCCTTTATCAGAAAAATAGTGAcgatcttaataccgtatttcgACCTCATATCGAGAGACTGATCGGTGCCCTCTGTAGACATTGCCAAATGGAACCAGATCAC TTGGGTCTCGTGGAAGAAGGCGGTGGAGGTGAAGAGTTTGCAGACTTCCGAGGTCGCGTATCGGATTTGATAAAAGATGTAGTGTTTGTAGTTGGAAGTAGCCATTGTTTCCGACAAATGTTTTCATCGCTCACCGGAGGACCTGGCCCGCAGGGTCAACCTGTACACACACCTACCTGGGACTCGACCGAAGCTGCGCTTTTTATAATGCAGGCGgtggcaaaaaatattttacc aGAAGAAAATGACGTGGTTCCAAAAGTAGTGGAAGCTATTCTTAATTTACCAGAAAATACTCATATAGCCGTGCGCTATACAAGTATTCTTCTCCTAGGCGAACTATGTGAATGGATAGATAGGCATCCGCAATCATTAG AAccagttttaaattttctcttagaCTGTTTAAATCAAAAAGGTTTAGGAAGTGCTGCTTCGGGCGCATTATTAAGTATATGTACAGCTTGCCCGTTGCACATGACAACGCATTTCTCTGGACTTTTGCAAATAGCACGTTCTCTTGACAATTTTGCTATCAGTAATGACGCAGCTATTGGCCTACTAAAAG GAGTATCGATAATTTTGGCGAGGTTACCACCCGAGGGAATTACTCCGGCAATAAGAGAACTGTGCTGCTTTCAAGCTAGTTCTCTATGGACGCTTTTGGTGGATAGAGTCGGAGAAGAGCAAATCGAGAGAGGAACAAAGACTGATCCTGTGATATGGCTGGATAGATTAGCCGCTATATTTAAACATACTAATCCTCAAATCGATGACCCTAATAAACCTCATCCTTGTCAAAGTGTGGTTACTGAA ATGTGGCCTGTATTGTCAAATGTATGTGAAATATATCAACGAGATGTGAGAGTAATGGAGAGATGTTGCCGTTGTATACGTTTCGCAGTGCGCTGTGTGGGCAAACATGCTGCCCATTTGCTCGAGCCAATTGTAAAACAG ATTGTACCATTGTACACGGTACATAAACATAGTTGTTTCTTGTATCTTGGCTCTATATTGGTGGACGAGTACGCAACCGATTCGGAATGTGTATGGAATCTGTTAAATATGTTACAAGCTTTCATCTGCCCTACTTTTGCCCTTCTGGAACAAGAAGACGGTTTGAAAAATCACCCCGATACTGTAGATGATCTGTTTAGGCTGTGTGCTAG GTTTCTTCAAAGGGCTCCTATTCCTTTATTACATTCTCCTGCTATTGGGAGCGTTGTAGATTGTGCTATAATGGCTTGCAGTTTGGATCACAGAGACGCTAATAGTTCAGTAATGAAATTCTTCTATGATCTTTTACATAGCGGCCGCACTTATAAG gaTCGATCAGACTTCACGATACGACGACAATTAGTACAAAATATATTGCAAGAAAAAGGCCAAACATTAGTTATAAAATTGCTACATGCATCAGTGTTTGATTTGTCTTCTTACATGCAATCCGATGTAGCAGATGTCATTATAGAACTTACCCGAAATGATGCAGAc CTCATGTCAAAATGGCTGGAAGAAGCAATTAAAACAATGCCGTCGCAAAACGCAGGTGGAGCTCCTACAGCAACACCCGATCAATTACTTGAATTTCATAGTACAGTCACGAG gtcAGAAACACCGAAAACGGTTACAAATGCTCTACGAAATTTTGCGCGCCTGTATCGCTAA